From Aerosticca soli, a single genomic window includes:
- the dnaN gene encoding DNA polymerase III subunit beta — translation MQLSIQREALLKPLQQVAGVVERRQTLPILANLLVRVEQGELTLTGTDLEVEMTARTAVESAENGETTLPARKLFDIVRALPEGVRLQMKLNGDRMALTAGRSRFTLATLPAGEFPVIEQIELLERIAVPEERLLGLIQGTAFAMANQDVRYYLNGMLIDLQDARIRCVATDGHRLALQEAELAQSVATRRQIIVPRKGVNELAGLLQGGEGEVQLELGRNHLRVRRDEVTFTSKLIDGRFPDYEAVIPLGADKTAILDREGLRGALQRAAILSNEKYRGVRLELSPGRLRVIAHNPEQEEAIEEIEAQTMVDDLAVGFNVGYLLDALGALRHPEVKLHLRDAQSSCLIQDSDNAQARHVVMPLRL, via the coding sequence ATGCAACTCAGCATCCAGCGCGAAGCCCTGCTCAAACCCTTGCAACAGGTGGCCGGGGTGGTGGAACGGCGGCAGACCCTGCCGATCCTGGCTAATCTGCTCGTACGCGTCGAACAGGGCGAACTCACGCTCACCGGCACCGATCTCGAGGTCGAGATGACCGCGCGCACCGCGGTCGAATCGGCCGAAAACGGTGAAACCACCCTGCCGGCGCGCAAGTTGTTCGACATCGTCCGGGCGCTACCTGAGGGGGTGCGCCTCCAGATGAAACTCAACGGCGATCGTATGGCCTTGACCGCCGGGCGCAGCCGTTTCACCTTGGCCACCCTGCCGGCCGGCGAATTTCCGGTCATCGAGCAGATCGAACTGCTGGAACGCATCGCCGTACCCGAGGAACGCCTGCTCGGCCTCATCCAGGGCACCGCCTTCGCCATGGCCAATCAGGACGTGCGCTATTACCTGAACGGCATGCTGATCGACCTGCAGGATGCGCGGATCCGCTGCGTCGCCACCGACGGCCATCGTCTGGCCTTGCAAGAAGCCGAACTAGCCCAATCGGTGGCGACGCGACGGCAGATCATCGTGCCGCGCAAGGGCGTGAATGAGCTGGCCGGCCTTCTGCAGGGCGGCGAGGGTGAAGTTCAACTGGAACTCGGTCGCAATCACCTGCGGGTCCGCCGGGACGAGGTGACTTTCACCTCCAAGCTGATCGACGGCCGCTTCCCGGATTACGAAGCCGTCATTCCTCTCGGTGCCGACAAAACCGCCATCCTGGATCGCGAGGGCTTGCGCGGTGCGCTGCAGCGGGCGGCCATCCTCTCCAATGAAAAGTATCGCGGCGTCCGACTCGAACTTTCCCCCGGCCGCCTGCGGGTCATCGCCCATAATCCCGAGCAGGAAGAGGCGATCGAGGAAATCGAGGCGCAGACGATGGTCGACGACCTCGCCGTCGGCTTCAACGTCGGCTACCTCCTGGATGCCCTGGGCGCGTTGCGACATCCGGAAGTCAAGCTTCATCTGCGGGACGCCCAGTCGAGCTGCCTGATCCAGGACAGTGACAACGCCCAGGCGCGCCATGTGGTCATGCCCTTGCGGCTGTGA
- the recF gene encoding DNA replication/repair protein RecF (All proteins in this family for which functions are known are DNA-binding proteins that assist the filamentation of RecA onto DNA for the initiation of recombination or recombinational repair.), protein MWVRQLVLHHLRCFAEARLDLAPGINVITGPNGAGKTSLLEAVYLLSHGHSFRAGGPQALLRRGAEALDVFAELLRAGSSHRLGLGRRSGHWEARLDGRDVALAELLGQCAVVCFEPGSHALISGPPEERRRFMDWGVFHVEPSFLGHWRRYRRALEQRNALLRHGVIADGEYRPWEESMGETAALLDQARVRYLEALQKPLTRLLDRLIPELGCVELRYRRGWPADSELAAYLAASRLTDQQRGHTSAGSHRAVWSIHFAAAPQREHLSRGQEKLVALACLLAQAAVHAEHAGFWPIIAFDDLASELDRDHQRMVVDQLLACGAQVLVTGTEIPDALSTRTTRRFHVEQGGRVQLIQ, encoded by the coding sequence CTGTGGGTGCGGCAACTGGTGCTGCATCACCTGCGGTGCTTTGCAGAGGCTAGACTCGACCTGGCGCCTGGCATCAATGTCATCACCGGTCCCAACGGCGCCGGCAAGACCAGTCTGCTCGAGGCGGTTTATCTGCTTTCGCACGGCCATTCCTTCCGTGCCGGCGGCCCACAGGCGCTGCTGCGTCGCGGGGCCGAGGCTTTGGACGTGTTTGCTGAGCTCCTTCGCGCCGGTTCATCCCACCGGCTCGGACTGGGGCGACGCTCGGGTCACTGGGAGGCGCGCCTCGACGGACGGGATGTCGCTCTCGCGGAGCTCCTGGGCCAATGCGCGGTGGTGTGCTTTGAGCCCGGATCGCATGCCTTGATTTCCGGGCCACCCGAGGAGCGGCGCCGTTTCATGGATTGGGGCGTGTTCCACGTGGAACCCAGCTTTCTTGGCCACTGGCGGCGCTACCGTCGTGCCTTGGAACAGCGAAACGCCTTGCTGCGCCATGGCGTCATCGCCGACGGCGAATATCGTCCCTGGGAAGAGAGCATGGGCGAAACCGCTGCACTACTGGACCAGGCCCGTGTGCGTTATCTCGAAGCTTTGCAGAAGCCACTGACCCGCTTACTCGACCGGTTGATTCCGGAGTTGGGTTGCGTGGAGCTACGTTATCGCCGTGGTTGGCCGGCGGATAGCGAGCTCGCCGCCTATTTGGCCGCATCCCGACTGACCGATCAGCAGCGCGGTCATACGAGTGCAGGCAGCCATCGCGCCGTCTGGAGCATCCATTTCGCAGCCGCCCCACAGCGCGAACATCTGTCTCGGGGACAAGAAAAGCTCGTCGCCCTGGCCTGCCTGCTGGCTCAGGCCGCCGTCCATGCCGAACACGCCGGTTTCTGGCCGATCATTGCTTTTGATGACCTGGCCTCGGAGCTGGACCGGGATCACCAGCGCATGGTGGTGGATCAACTGCTCGCCTGCGGTGCCCAAGTCCTCGTGACCGGAACCGAGATACCGGACGCCTTGAGCACAAGGACCACCCGGCGGTTTCACGTGGAACAGGGCGGGCGGGTCCAGCTGATACAATGA